From Plasmodium yoelii strain 17X genome assembly, chromosome: 7, one genomic window encodes:
- a CDS encoding high mobility group protein B2 — protein sequence MATKTQKKVIKKQNKKKKKDPLAPKRALSAYMFYVKDKRLEIIQERPELAKEVAQVGKLIGEAWGQLTPAQKAPYEKKAELDKVRYSKEIEEYRKTKE from the coding sequence ATGGCAACTAAAACACAAAAGAAGGTTATAAAAAagcaaaacaaaaaaaagaaaaaagaccCATTAGCTCCAAAGAGAGCATTGTCTGCTTATATGTTTTATGTAAAAGACAAAAGATTGGAAATAATTCAAGAAAGACCAGAACTAGCTAAAGAAGTTGCACAAGTTGGAAAATTAATCGGAGAGGCATGGGGACAATTAACCCCAGCTCAAAAAGCCccatatgaaaaaaaagctGAATTAGATAAAGTTCGTTATTCCAAAGAAATAGAAGAATATAGAAAAACCAAAGAATAA